A DNA window from Drosophila virilis strain 15010-1051.87 chromosome 4, Dvir_AGI_RSII-ME, whole genome shotgun sequence contains the following coding sequences:
- the JMJD4 gene encoding 2-oxoglutarate and iron-dependent oxygenase JMJD4 homolog, with amino-acid sequence MASEKAAPELLALQPIQCPPQSDVDNGAVQRRHAKELSYNEFYWRYMHSNWPVIITDVSNTWECRNWAQSGETDKDQDKDNRNANSPTHSHINFDYLRSRIGDLAVPVADCNATYFNSHAKLELKFHDFLERWQRSVEHGHVPEKETNSNVAKDNLYLKDWHLAALLPTYEFYQVPKYFASDWLNEQLIAEKRDDYRFVYMGPKDSWTSFHSDVFGSFSWSTNIVGHKKWLIMPPGEELKLADPLANLPFSIDEALLEQHAVRYFTINQTANEAVFVPSGWYHQVWNMTDTISVNQNWFNACNVPLVWRNLLANMQAVHREISDCQQMDNFEAHCQMMLRASFGINYLDFIELLEFIAARRLDARLAPKPDQTQTTTNNSQLLFDRYQMNAYHVQYDLECVRQLLQDMLQEPSVRQSPAQLHERCERLWQQLQSQCQAQTGV; translated from the exons ATGGCGTCAGAAAAGGCAGCGCCggagctgctggcgctgcaaCCCATACAATGTCCACCACAATCAGATGTGGATAATGGCGCTGTCCAGAGGCGCCACGCCAAAGAGCTGAGCTACAACGAATTTTATTGGCGCTACATGCACTCCAACTGGCCCGTGATAATCACGGACGTGTCCAACACATGGGAGTGCCGCAATTGGGCGCAGTCCGGGGAGACGGACAAGGACCAAGACAAGGACAACAGGAATGCGAATAGCCCAACCCACAGCCACATTAATTTTGACTACCTCAGGAGCCGCATTGGCGATCTCGCTGTGCCAGTCGCGGACTGCAATGCGACGTATTTCAATAGCCACGCCAAGCTGGAGCTGAAGTTCCACGACTTTCTGGAGCGCTGGCAGCGCAGCGTGGAGCATGGACATGTGCCGGAAAAGGAGACGAACAGCAATGTGGCCAAGGACAATCTCTACCTCAAGGACTGGCATCTGGCCGCTTTGCTGCCCACATACGAGTTCTATCAGGTGCCCAAGTACTTTGCCTCCGACTGGCTGAACGAGCAGCTCATCGCAGAAAAGCGCGACGATTATCGCTTTGTGTACATGGGACCTAAGGACTCCTG GACGTCCTTCCATTCGGATGTGTTTGGCTCCTTCAGCTGGTCAACCAACATTGTGGGACACAAGAAGTGGCTCATAATGCCGCCTGGCGAGGAGCTCAAGCTGGCGGATCCTTTGGCAAATCTGCCATTTAGCATAGATGAAGCACTGCTGGAGCAGCACGCGGTGCGCTATTTTACCATCAATCAGACGGCCAACGAGGCGGTGTTCGTGCCCAGTGGCTGGTACCATCAAGTGTGGAACATGACGGACACCATCTCAGTCAATCAGAACTGGTTCAATGCGTGCAACGTGCCACTCGTGTGGCGCAATCTGCTCGCCAATATGCAGGCCGTGCACAGAGAGATCTCCGATTGCCAGCAAATGGACAACTTTGAGGCGCACTGCCAAATGATGTTGCGCGCCAGCTTTGGCATTAACTACCTCGATTTTATAGAGCTTCTGGAGTTCATAGCCGCCCGCCGATTGGACGCCCGATTGGCGCCCAAGCCAGACCAAACCCAGACAACGACCAACAACAGCCAATTACTTTTTGACAGATATCAAATGAACGCCTACCATGTGCAATACGATCTCGAGTGCGTGCGCCAACTGCTCCAAGACATGCTGCAAGAGCCGAGTGTGCGCCAGAGTCCGGCCCAGCTGCACGAACGCTGCGAACGTctctggcagcagctgcaatccCAGTGCCAGGCCCAGACAGGCGTATGA
- the LOC6627501 gene encoding uncharacterized protein isoform X2, translating to MPKSCCSRRWVCSTGRRDSNAAPYQLDILRRSIAWSGRNSCAWSIVTYAICTICHKTRRLNLKLKLLSIPDGFCVKSLSEEDAELVNEEWPNHHVGSLYFVQRQIRLCVNVGLYATDTQELVAWCIRLQGGFLGALQVRSTHKRRGFGSLVAKEMARRIAALGQDVMALVNPENQASNGMFDKLGFKVIDQCVWLRTEPVAGEFTWPDGQ from the exons ATGCCGaagagctgctgcagcaggcgcTGGGTTTGCTCGACTGGTCGACGGGACTCAAATGCAGCTCCATACCAGCTCGACATATTGAGGCGCTCGATTGCGTGGTCCGGGCGAAACAGCTGCGCTTGGAGTATCGTGACATATGCAATATGTACTATATGCCACAAAACGAGGCGTCTGAACTTAAAGTTGA AGTTGCTTAGCATACCTGATGGCTTCTGTGTGAAGAGCCTCAGTGAAGAGGATGCAGAACTGGTTAACGAGGAGTGGCCCAATCACCATGTGGGTTCCTTGTACTTCGTGCAGCGACAAATTCGCCTGTGCGTAAATGTCGGATTATATGCAACAGATACTCAGGAACTGGTGGCCTGGTGCATCAG GCTACAAGGCGGCTTTCTGGGCGCACTGCAGGTGAGGAGCACGCACAAGCGTCGCGGCTTTGGCAGCTTGGTGGCCAAGGAGATGGCCAGACGCATTGCCGCCTTGGGGCAGGATGTGATGGCACTTGTAAATCCAGAGAATCAAGCGTCCAACGGCATGTTCGATAAGCTAGGCTTTAAAGTAATCGATCAATGTGTTTGGCTGAGAACTGAGCCTGTGGCAGGAGAGTTTACGTGGCCGGATGGGCAGTAA
- the LOC6627501 gene encoding uncharacterized protein isoform X1: MPLELEPVNLQQLQSLQTLYIQQWPKYCAEFYCLDNFIRFFKNDPQIRNIRAYTLSAQQAKDAALFVILDRYQLFVGCLDNAEELLQQALGLLDWSTGLKCSSIPARHIEALDCVVRAKQLRLEYRDICNMYYMPQNEASELKVDIPDGFCVKSLSEEDAELVNEEWPNHHVGSLYFVQRQIRLCVNVGLYATDTQELVAWCIRLQGGFLGALQVRSTHKRRGFGSLVAKEMARRIAALGQDVMALVNPENQASNGMFDKLGFKVIDQCVWLRTEPVAGEFTWPDGQ, from the exons ATGCCGCTCGAATTGGAACCGGTTAACCTTCAGCAGCTGCAGAGTCTCCAAACGCTTTATATCCAACAATGGCCCAAATATTGTGCCGAGTTCTACTGTCTCGATAATTTTATACGCTTTTTTAAGAACGATCCACAAATTCGAAATATTCGGGCCTACACGCTGTCCGCGCAGCAGGCCAAAGATGCGGCGCTCTTTGTGATTCTG GATCGTTATCAGCTGTTCGTGGGCTGTTTGGACAATGCCGaagagctgctgcagcaggcgcTGGGTTTGCTCGACTGGTCGACGGGACTCAAATGCAGCTCCATACCAGCTCGACATATTGAGGCGCTCGATTGCGTGGTCCGGGCGAAACAGCTGCGCTTGGAGTATCGTGACATATGCAATATGTACTATATGCCACAAAACGAGGCGTCTGAACTTAAAGTTGA CATACCTGATGGCTTCTGTGTGAAGAGCCTCAGTGAAGAGGATGCAGAACTGGTTAACGAGGAGTGGCCCAATCACCATGTGGGTTCCTTGTACTTCGTGCAGCGACAAATTCGCCTGTGCGTAAATGTCGGATTATATGCAACAGATACTCAGGAACTGGTGGCCTGGTGCATCAG GCTACAAGGCGGCTTTCTGGGCGCACTGCAGGTGAGGAGCACGCACAAGCGTCGCGGCTTTGGCAGCTTGGTGGCCAAGGAGATGGCCAGACGCATTGCCGCCTTGGGGCAGGATGTGATGGCACTTGTAAATCCAGAGAATCAAGCGTCCAACGGCATGTTCGATAAGCTAGGCTTTAAAGTAATCGATCAATGTGTTTGGCTGAGAACTGAGCCTGTGGCAGGAGAGTTTACGTGGCCGGATGGGCAGTAA
- the LOC6627501 gene encoding uncharacterized protein isoform X3, producing the protein MPLELEPVNLQQLQSLQTLYIQQWPKYCAEFYCLDNFIRFFKNDPQIRNIRAYTLSAQQAKDAALFVILDRYQLFVGCLDNAEELLQQALGLLDWSTGLKCSSIPARHIEALDCVVRAKQLRLEYRDICNMYYMPQNEASELKVEVA; encoded by the exons ATGCCGCTCGAATTGGAACCGGTTAACCTTCAGCAGCTGCAGAGTCTCCAAACGCTTTATATCCAACAATGGCCCAAATATTGTGCCGAGTTCTACTGTCTCGATAATTTTATACGCTTTTTTAAGAACGATCCACAAATTCGAAATATTCGGGCCTACACGCTGTCCGCGCAGCAGGCCAAAGATGCGGCGCTCTTTGTGATTCTG GATCGTTATCAGCTGTTCGTGGGCTGTTTGGACAATGCCGaagagctgctgcagcaggcgcTGGGTTTGCTCGACTGGTCGACGGGACTCAAATGCAGCTCCATACCAGCTCGACATATTGAGGCGCTCGATTGCGTGGTCCGGGCGAAACAGCTGCGCTTGGAGTATCGTGACATATGCAATATGTACTATATGCCACAAAACGAGGCGTCTGAACTTAAAGTTGA AGTTGCTTAG
- the LOC6627500 gene encoding uncharacterized protein — MQLQTVGIQGLRQLQALYRREWPKYCQEFAILKNLIAFDKVEPGMKHVRAYSLQDPQAQRLGLFLIVDRYQLFVGCQGESLDLLAQALHLLDWSSGMLCTSVPDRYIETVLQVMQEKQLVIEFHHLSDIYHIPAKQALQFHVDCPKGFQLKSLSEQDAHLLDQEWAYSHEGSLFFIQRQIRLCPSMGLYDEDTQQLVAWCIRTQDGLLATLHVQNAYKRRGFGSLIVRALARRIADLGDDVTAEIYAENIPSVNMFNKLGFRVIDQCHWLNIAPAAGSFTWPEGE; from the exons ATGCAGCTTCAGACTGTGGGTATTCAAGGGCTGCGGCAGCTACAGGCTCTGTACAGGCGCGAGTGGCCGAAATACTGTCAGGAATTCGCAATCCTAAAGAATCTCATCGCCTTTGACAAAGTTGAGCCTGGCATGAAGCATGTGAGGGCGTACAGCCTGCAGGATCCACAGGCTCAGCGGCTGGGTCTCTTTCTGATTGTG GATCGCTATCAATTGTTTGTCGGCTGCCAGGGAGAATCGTTGGATTTACTGGCACAGGCGCTGCACCTGCTGGACTGGTCCAGTGGCATGCTATGCACTTCCGTGCCGGATCGTTATATTGAGACTGTGTTGCAAGTGATGCAGGAGAAACAACTGGTTATTGAATTTCATCATTTGAGCGATATATACCACATTCCAGCTAAGCAGGCACTGCAGTTTCACGTGGA CTGTCCAAAGGGCTTTCAGCTGAAGTCCTTAAGTGAACAGGATGCACACCTCTTAGACCAGGAATGGGCCTACAGCCATGAGGGTTCCCTGTTCTTTATACAGCGCCAGATACGCTTGTGTCCCAGCATGGGCTTGTACGATGAGGACACGCAGCAGCTGGTGGCCTGGTGCATAAG AACACAAGATGGTCTCCTGGCCACTTTGCATGTCCAGAATGCATACAAGCGGCGCGGCTTTGGCAGCCTCATAGTCCGCGCACTGGCCCGACGCATTGCCGACTTGGGAGACGATGTTACCGCCGAGATTTATGCCGAAAATATACCGTCTGTGaatatgtttaataaattGGGCTTTCGAGTGATCGATCAGTGCCATTGGCTCAACATTGCGCCTGCCGCGGGCAGCTTTACCTGGCCAGAGGGTGAATAG
- the LOC6629258 gene encoding uncharacterized protein yields MATGLTTITDLAELRELQELHLADWPKHCVAYFWLDNYLRWLETDPLTKYLTFYTLDGDWRRDGLFILVHRYQLFFSNLSRQKTPELLSVLTLLDWTNGFKVSAIHETHHRAYKQLLAERRLVMDREMKTVMYHLPCEQAKALQRSCPPGYYLDDVRLEHAGLINDLWSAHHPGSLKLVEMLIEKNGNVGLYEEATGELCAWCLRLQSGFLGALEVLQTHQRRGLGLVVAAAIAKRIANDLEHDVTALVNLNNETARKVFDKLLFTLLEGEHYYWSMCLPESGGLLNWPANT; encoded by the exons ATGGCGACCGGGTTGACAACAATCACGGACTTGGCGGAGCTGCGGGAACTGCAGGAGCTTCACCTGGCAGACTGGCCCAAGCACTGTGTGGCCTACTTCTGGCTGGACAACTATTTGCGTTGGCTGGAAACAGATCCTTTGACCAAGTACTTAACATTCTACACGCTCGATGGAGATTGGCGTCGCGATGGACTCTTTATCCTGGTG CATCGTTATCAATTGTTCTTCAGCAATCTGAGCCGGCAAAAGACACCGGAACTGCTGTCAGTTCTGACCCTGTTGGACTGGACTAATGGCTTCAAAGTGAGCGCCATACACGAGACGCACCATCGCGCCTacaagcagctgctggcggaGCGTCGACTGGTCATGGATCGTGAGATGAAGACCGTTATGTATCATCTGCCCTGCGAGCAGGCCAAGGCGCTGCAACGGAGCTGCCCGCCGGGCTATTATCTGGACGATGTGCGGCTGGAGCATGCAGGGCTCATAAACGACCTGTGGTCAGCGCATCATCCAGGCTCGTTGAAGCTCGTAGAGATGCTGATCGAAAAGAATGGCAATGTGGGACTGTATGAAGAGGCGACAGGCGAGCTGTGCGCCTGGTGCCTGAG ACTGCAGAGCGGCTTCCTGGGCGCACTCGAGGTGCTCCAGACGCATCAGCGCCGCGGACTGGGCCTAGTAGTAGCCGCCGCCATAGCCAAGCGTATAGCCAACGACCTGGAGCACGACGTGACAGCTCTGGTTAATCTGAACAATGAAACCGCCCGCAAAGTTTTTGATAAATTGTTATTCACGCTGCTCGAAGGCGAGCACTACTACTGGAGCATGTGTCTGCCCGAGTCTGGGGGATTATTAAATTGGCCAGCCAATACGTAG
- the LOC6629257 gene encoding MDS1 and EVI1 complex locus protein EVI1-A codes for MREKDHSPRKMLPSPKQGCVYPALGLIPTSYISHVPYDLSASTTAATATSSMTTTAARHQQQQQQQQLLQQQQLQQQQSQPANKSKRRSSYDQPLDLRLAHKRRQAGKLDELEETSTTPLEDENSNLILFANELAAQRKEKELNNNHIAASLADLGFDMSRKMLRALREGVASAPAAPAPNAMVAAGVHSTLLEAMTKTLPLQYRNVFAPPSETSTPPEFAFRHPLKQSELSWTSGNEQQREREQQQLKLELAGSTPKPTPTPTPHPQLQEFQSRQHSRKAKQRLAQSQAQSQNQSQAQSQSLPVQQQQQQRNKDRYTCKFCGKVFPRSANLTRHLRTHTGEQPYKCKYCERSFSISSNLQRHVRNIHNKERPFKCEICERCFGQQTNLDRHLKKHESDAVSLSALSGVSERMHCIRRFCENPSEESYFEEIRTFMGKVTQQQQQQQQQQQQLQQPQSLPLATSRSSASSSCSASHTPTSSHTPTQSESAETLTQELRRLQAERAKTGEDSGDEALSKQPEQPEQQQEQRLETAAEAEQSKCIMQLKKTLASKLFPTTTATEATGAAETPSVKQEP; via the coding sequence ATGAGAGAGAAAGACCACTCACCAAGAAAGATGCTTCCTAGCCCAAAACAGGGCTGTGTTTACCCTGCCTTAGGATTAATACCCACATCGTATATATCACATGTACCTTATGATCTGTCCGCCTCGACGACGGCGGCCACAGCCACCAGCAGCATGACGACAACCGCAGCGcgacaccagcagcaacagcagcaacaacaattgctgcaacaacaacaactgcaacaacaacaatcgcagCCTGCCAACAAGTCGAAGCGACGCAGCAGCTATGATCAGCCGCTGGACCTGCGGCTGGCTCACAAGCGCCGGCAGGCCGGCAAGCTGGATGAGCTGGAGGAGACGTCCACAACGCCGCTGGAGGATGAGAACAGCAACTTGATACTGTTCGCCAATGAGCTGGCCGCGCAGCGCAAGGAGAAGGAGCTGAACAATAATCATATAGCCGCCTCGCTGGCGGATCTCGGCTTCGATATGAGCCGCAAGATGTTGCGCGCCCTGCGCGAGGGCGTGGCCAGCGCGCCAGCGGCGCCGGCGCCCAATGCCATGGTGGCCGCCGGCGTGCACTCGACGCTGCTGGAGGCGATGACCAAGACGCTGCCGCTGCAATATCGCAATGTGTTTGCGCCACCGTCGGAAACGTCGACGCCGCCGGAGTTTGCCTTTCGGCATCCGCTAAAACAGAGCGAGCTGAGCTGGACGAGCGGCAACGAGCAGCAGCGGGagcgggagcagcagcagctaaaactGGAGCTGGCTGGTAGCACACCGaagcccacgcccacgccgaCGCCGCATCCACAGCTGCAGGAGTTCCAGTCGCGGCAGCACTCGCGCAAGGCCAAGCAGCGACTGGCCCAGAGCCAAGCCCAATCCCAGAACCAATCCCAagcgcagtcgcagtcgctgcccgtgcagcagcagcagcagcagcggaacAAGGATCGCTACACGTGCAAGTTTTGCGGCAAGGTGTTTCCGCGTTCCGCCAATCTCACGCGGCATCTGCGCACGCACACCGGCGAGCAACCGTACAAGTGCAAATACTGTGAACGTTCCTTCAGCATCTCCTCGAATCTGCAGCGGCACGTCCGGAACATACACAACAAGGAGCGGCCGTTCAAGTGCGAGATCTGCGAGCGCTGCTTTGGCCAGCAGACGAACCTGGACAGGCATCTCAAGAAGCACGAATCGGATGCGGTGTCGCTGAGCGCGCTGAGCGGGGTCAGCGAGCGGATGCACTGCATACGGCGCTTCTGCGAGAATCCCAGCGAGGAGTCCTACTTCGAGGAGATACGCACTTTCATGGGCAAGgtcacgcagcagcagcagcagcagcagcaacagcagcagcagctgcagcagccacagtCACTGCCATTGGCAACATCGCGCAGCTCCGCCTCGTCCAGCTGCTCCGCCTCGCACACGCCCACATCCTCGCATACGCCCACGCAATCGGAGTCGGCGGAAACGCTTACGCAGGAGCTGCGCCGGTTGCAGGCGGAGCGCGCCAAAACGGGCGAAGACAGCGGCGACGAGGCGCTCTCCAAGCAGCCCGAGCAGCcggaacagcagcaggagcagcggcTGGAGACGGCGGCGGAGGCGGAGCAGTCCAAGTGTATAATGCAGCTCAAGAAAACGCTCGCCTCCAAACTATttcccacaacaacagcaacagaagcaacaggagcagcagaaaCGCCCTCGGTCAAGCAGGAGCCCTGA